From a single Gemmatimonadales bacterium genomic region:
- a CDS encoding M3 family oligoendopeptidase → MNVTSPQSIRDASWADLEPSFDLLLDRPIDRDNVESWLAEWSRLEEIVTEAISTAMIAYTCDTADEDKEATHRRFVVEIAPKVEEKSVKLAEKFAALGYDRPGIEQMTARFRRAIEIFREANIPLIAELEETATEYQRTTGGMLADWERERKPIPQLTPFLQSADRAVRERAFRAIVGPYMAARDQLAELFNRQLRLRQQVAHNAGFANFQQYTFAAKCRFDYGPDECRRFHDAVEAVAVPAVARIYEERQRRLGVSSLRPWDLMAPIYRDQPLRPFGDVAELIGKTARLFERLDDDLASQFRIMAAEQLLDLDSRKNKAPGGYCDTLHYRGRPFVFMNASGVMEDVQTLLHEAGHAFHAFSAHRQPLIWQRHPTAESAELASMSMELLAAPLLDSPGVFLSERDAAVARIEHLEDVLVTLCHVASVDAFQAWIYTDPNGAIAEARDDAWVALRSRFEPAVDWSMLAAERVARWYRQLHIFLYPFYYIEYGIAQLGAIQVWQNHRQNPAAALDAYRRFLALGATASLPELYREAGARLVFDRKSMEALVGLVESEIERQRAVIG, encoded by the coding sequence ATGAATGTGACTTCTCCGCAGTCTATCCGTGATGCCTCCTGGGCCGACCTCGAGCCGAGTTTCGATCTGCTCCTCGATCGCCCGATTGACCGGGACAACGTTGAATCGTGGTTGGCTGAATGGTCGCGTCTCGAGGAGATCGTCACGGAGGCAATCTCGACGGCGATGATTGCCTATACCTGCGACACGGCTGACGAGGACAAGGAGGCGACTCACCGGCGCTTCGTTGTCGAGATTGCGCCGAAGGTTGAGGAAAAGAGCGTCAAACTGGCCGAGAAGTTTGCCGCGCTCGGGTACGACCGGCCTGGGATCGAACAGATGACGGCCCGCTTCCGCCGTGCCATCGAGATCTTTCGTGAGGCCAACATACCGCTGATCGCCGAGCTGGAAGAAACGGCAACCGAGTATCAGCGGACGACCGGTGGGATGCTGGCTGACTGGGAGCGCGAGCGGAAGCCGATTCCTCAGCTGACACCCTTCCTGCAGTCGGCCGACCGCGCAGTCCGGGAGCGCGCCTTTCGGGCGATTGTCGGCCCCTACATGGCGGCGCGCGATCAGCTCGCCGAGCTGTTCAACCGCCAGCTGCGCCTGAGACAGCAGGTGGCCCACAACGCTGGATTCGCGAACTTCCAGCAGTATACGTTCGCCGCCAAGTGCCGGTTCGACTACGGGCCGGATGAGTGCCGGCGCTTTCACGATGCGGTCGAAGCGGTTGCCGTTCCCGCCGTGGCCAGGATCTACGAGGAGCGGCAGCGCCGGCTCGGTGTGTCGTCACTTCGGCCCTGGGATCTGATGGCGCCGATCTACCGGGACCAGCCGCTCCGCCCGTTTGGGGATGTTGCCGAGCTGATCGGCAAGACGGCTCGCCTGTTTGAACGACTCGACGATGACCTGGCAAGCCAGTTCCGGATCATGGCAGCCGAGCAGTTGCTGGATCTGGACAGCCGCAAGAACAAGGCGCCTGGCGGGTACTGCGATACCCTCCATTACCGGGGGCGCCCGTTCGTCTTTATGAACGCCTCGGGCGTGATGGAGGACGTGCAGACTCTGCTGCATGAGGCGGGACATGCGTTCCACGCCTTTTCGGCGCATCGGCAGCCGTTGATCTGGCAGCGCCATCCGACTGCCGAGTCAGCCGAGCTGGCGTCGATGTCGATGGAACTGCTGGCGGCGCCGCTGCTCGATTCGCCCGGTGTGTTCCTCTCCGAGCGCGATGCCGCAGTCGCCCGGATCGAGCATCTCGAGGACGTGCTCGTGACGTTGTGTCATGTCGCATCGGTCGATGCCTTTCAAGCGTGGATCTATACCGACCCGAACGGGGCCATCGCCGAGGCGCGGGACGACGCCTGGGTGGCGCTCCGGTCGCGGTTCGAGCCTGCCGTCGACTGGAGCATGCTCGCCGCAGAGCGGGTAGCCCGCTGGTACCGGCAGCTGCACATCTTCCTGTATCCGTTTTACTACATCGAGTACGGGATAGCCCAACTCGGTGCGATTCAGGTCTGGCAGAATCACCGCCAGAACCCCGCTGCGGCGCTCGACGCATATCGCCGTTTCCTGGCGCTCGGTGCGACCGCCTCGCTGCCCGAGTTGTACCGGGAGGCCGGGGCCCGACTCGTCTTCGACCGAAAGTCGATGGAGGCGTTGGTCGGCCTGGTCGAGTCGGAAATCGAGCGGCAGCGGGCGGTGATTGGATAG
- a CDS encoding iron ABC transporter permease produces MNRSGLEMLGVAVAILLAWLVLLPLGFVAIEAVSGPDGTTFEAVSRFVASRVEWRVLANSMGLSVASVVGSALIGVPLAVLVSRVAFPGRRLVGALLSLPAVLPPLVGVLAFLFLYGESGFISHLVQAALRLETPPWRLEGAPAILLVHVSTMYVYFYLFVRAGLTGIDGSVYEAAASLGAGPWRTFRRVTLPLLRTHLAGASLLVLMTSLASFSAPYLFGGRFRVMTTQIMATKLNGDDRLAMVETLSLTLLALAGLWLVRRADQAPAGRGGSKGTPPRPRPLAGSLGRVALPVAAWGAALVLILPHLALLLVSFVPRGTWTSQAFPPVLAPGNYLTLFKDPVRLGPILNSSWMAVVATVGAVALAVLVSWLAVRARVRTARFLETVMALPWAVPGTVFAIALATAFSVNAPWTGRLLLVGTSVILPLAYLVRNLPVSGRALLAGYRQLDPSLDEVAATLGAGTWRTARRVTMPLLKPAIVAAATLGFVTAFGDFVTSILLYTYDTRPISLEILSSLRQADVGVAAAYGVLLMLVSAVVFYAAGEGNQTG; encoded by the coding sequence ATGAATCGATCCGGCCTCGAAATGCTGGGCGTTGCTGTGGCCATTCTGTTGGCCTGGCTTGTCCTGCTCCCTCTGGGATTTGTCGCGATCGAGGCGGTTTCGGGCCCGGACGGCACTACCTTCGAGGCAGTCTCGCGCTTTGTCGCCAGTCGGGTCGAATGGCGGGTGCTGGCCAATTCGATGGGGCTGTCGGTCGCGTCGGTGGTCGGATCTGCGCTGATCGGGGTTCCGCTTGCTGTGCTGGTTTCCCGGGTTGCCTTTCCCGGACGGCGGCTGGTTGGCGCGTTGCTGTCGCTGCCTGCTGTCCTCCCGCCCCTCGTTGGCGTGCTGGCCTTTCTGTTTCTCTACGGTGAAAGCGGATTCATTTCCCATCTGGTGCAGGCGGCCCTTCGTCTCGAGACCCCCCCGTGGCGACTCGAGGGCGCTCCGGCGATTCTCCTGGTGCACGTCTCGACGATGTACGTGTACTTCTACCTCTTCGTGCGAGCCGGCCTGACAGGCATCGATGGCTCGGTCTACGAGGCTGCGGCATCGCTCGGTGCGGGGCCGTGGCGCACCTTCCGTCGAGTCACCTTGCCGCTGCTGCGAACCCATCTGGCGGGAGCCTCCCTGCTGGTCCTGATGACCTCACTGGCCTCATTCAGCGCACCCTACCTCTTCGGCGGCCGATTCCGGGTCATGACGACCCAGATCATGGCCACCAAGCTCAACGGCGACGATCGCCTGGCGATGGTCGAGACGCTGTCGCTGACGCTCCTGGCGCTGGCTGGGCTCTGGCTGGTTCGACGGGCCGACCAGGCGCCCGCTGGGCGGGGTGGCAGCAAGGGAACGCCGCCGCGGCCACGACCGCTGGCCGGCAGCCTGGGACGCGTTGCCCTGCCCGTGGCCGCCTGGGGCGCGGCACTGGTGCTGATCCTTCCGCACCTGGCGCTGCTGCTGGTGTCGTTCGTACCGCGCGGCACCTGGACCTCGCAGGCGTTTCCGCCGGTGCTGGCGCCTGGCAATTACCTCACGCTTTTCAAAGATCCCGTCCGTCTCGGCCCGATTCTCAACAGCAGCTGGATGGCAGTCGTCGCCACGGTTGGCGCCGTGGCCCTGGCTGTTCTGGTCAGCTGGCTCGCGGTTCGGGCCCGGGTCCGAACCGCTCGTTTCCTGGAGACGGTCATGGCGCTGCCCTGGGCGGTGCCCGGCACGGTGTTCGCGATTGCGTTGGCCACGGCCTTCAGCGTCAATGCACCGTGGACCGGTCGGTTGCTGCTGGTCGGAACATCCGTCATCCTGCCGCTTGCGTATCTCGTCAGGAATCTGCCGGTCAGCGGTCGCGCCTTGCTGGCCGGTTACCGGCAGTTGGATCCCAGTCTCGATGAGGTCGCGGCCACGCTCGGTGCGGGCACCTGGCGTACCGCGCGACGGGTCACCATGCCGCTGCTCAAACCCGCGATTGTCGCGGCAGCAACCCTGGGGTTCGTGACGGCGTTCGGAGATTTCGTGACCTCGATTCTGCTCTACACCTACGATACCCGGCCGATCTCCCTCGAGATCCTGTCCAGCTTGCGGCAGGCAGACGTTGGCGTTGCCGCCGCCTATGGGGTGCTCCTCATGCTGGTGAGCGCCGTGGTGTTTTACGCTGCCGGAGAAGGGAATCAAACCGGGTGA
- a CDS encoding MFS transporter, which translates to MSEPHERWRVGPLRDPEFKKVSVLIATAMIDMIGFAIIFPLLPFYAIELNASPFAIGWIMASFSVAQLASAPLWGRVSDRHGRRPAVLAGLAASGIAYLVFGYATSLWVLLLSRLVQGAGGGTTAVLHAYVGDAIRPERRAQALGWISAATGLGVSVGPLIGSWAVKYGTAVPGMVAAGLCLLNFVFTWKWLPESRIREAGDAARPRRSIRAAFATVVRRPRETVSRLVWIYGAGMLGFSAMTSVFALYLHDRFAITADKIGPFFTYLGLLNFGMRAIVLGPAVRRLGETGAIRLGTITLVVGLVAYPLVPSLMILPLVMLLMPIGTALLFPSTTALMTKYSDPSALGTTMGVAQAFAGTSRVVAPLAATFLFQRLGAGTPFYVAAAIVAMVGLLAFQLPDRPAGPQSDESG; encoded by the coding sequence GTGAGCGAGCCCCACGAGCGATGGCGCGTCGGTCCCCTGCGCGATCCCGAATTCAAGAAGGTTTCGGTACTGATCGCCACCGCGATGATCGATATGATCGGATTCGCGATCATCTTCCCGCTGCTGCCGTTCTACGCCATCGAGCTCAATGCGTCGCCGTTTGCCATCGGCTGGATCATGGCGTCCTTTTCGGTAGCGCAGCTGGCGTCAGCGCCGCTTTGGGGACGCGTCTCCGATCGCCACGGTCGCCGCCCGGCGGTGCTGGCCGGTCTGGCGGCCTCGGGGATCGCCTATCTGGTCTTCGGCTACGCGACCAGTCTCTGGGTGCTGCTGCTGTCCCGGCTGGTGCAGGGCGCGGGAGGCGGCACCACGGCCGTGCTGCACGCCTATGTCGGTGATGCCATCCGTCCCGAACGCCGGGCCCAGGCACTGGGGTGGATTTCCGCAGCGACCGGCCTCGGGGTTTCGGTTGGTCCGCTGATCGGGTCATGGGCGGTCAAGTACGGCACCGCCGTTCCGGGCATGGTGGCGGCGGGGCTCTGCCTGCTCAACTTCGTGTTTACCTGGAAGTGGCTGCCCGAGTCCCGCATTCGTGAGGCCGGTGATGCGGCCCGCCCACGCCGTTCGATCCGTGCCGCCTTCGCGACCGTGGTCCGGCGGCCCCGTGAAACGGTGTCGCGCCTGGTGTGGATCTATGGCGCAGGCATGCTCGGCTTCTCGGCAATGACATCGGTGTTTGCCCTCTACCTTCACGATCGGTTTGCCATTACCGCTGACAAGATCGGTCCGTTCTTCACCTATCTCGGCTTGCTCAATTTCGGGATGCGCGCCATCGTGCTGGGCCCGGCCGTACGCCGGTTGGGAGAGACCGGGGCGATTCGGCTCGGGACCATCACGCTGGTCGTCGGGCTGGTTGCCTATCCCCTGGTGCCTTCGCTGATGATTCTGCCGTTGGTGATGCTCCTGATGCCGATCGGGACAGCCTTGCTCTTCCCGTCGACGACGGCCCTGATGACAAAGTATTCCGACCCCTCGGCCCTCGGAACGACGATGGGCGTGGCCCAGGCGTTTGCGGGAACCTCGAGGGTGGTGGCCCCGCTCGCGGCGACCTTTCTGTTCCAGCGTCTGGGAGCGGGAACGCCATTCTACGTGGCTGCGGCAATCGTCGCGATGGTCGGTCTCCTGGCGTTTCAGCTGCCGGACCGGCCAGCGGGTCCGCAGAGCGACGAAAGTGGCTAA
- a CDS encoding cold-shock protein translates to MARITGTVKWFNDAKGFGFITPENGEKDCFVHHSAIKMDGFRSLAEGERVEFDMVSGAKGPAAENVTKAR, encoded by the coding sequence ATGGCTCGCATCACCGGCACCGTGAAGTGGTTCAACGACGCGAAGGGGTTTGGCTTCATCACCCCCGAGAACGGGGAAAAGGATTGCTTCGTTCACCACTCGGCGATCAAGATGGATGGATTCCGCAGCCTCGCCGAGGGCGAGCGAGTGGAGTTCGACATGGTGTCCGGGGCGAAGGGCCCGGCCGCAGAGAATGTGACCAAGGCCAGGTAG
- a CDS encoding HD domain-containing protein has translation MYSDRIHHALAFAAKHHPERISRYDGQSCLIRASSVAVILARFGADESTIVAGILKHLADAVPITRTPSLAQEIDRKFGAPVAAMVAASTEPRFDVLGRERTWKTCRLEYLAQIAEATPLAVDICVAEELHRIGAALVSIRRLGIEYHETVGQDNIGSPKSAETLWWLGILGDTLERHQTWNHPVMMEAFRNSADELRQRLRAG, from the coding sequence GTGTACTCCGACCGAATTCATCACGCGCTCGCCTTCGCGGCCAAACACCATCCCGAACGCATCTCCCGCTACGACGGGCAGTCCTGCCTGATTCGCGCCTCGAGCGTTGCCGTCATCCTGGCGCGTTTCGGCGCCGACGAGTCCACCATCGTCGCCGGGATTCTGAAGCACCTTGCTGACGCGGTGCCCATCACCAGAACACCCTCGCTGGCCCAGGAAATCGACCGGAAATTCGGTGCGCCCGTGGCCGCGATGGTGGCGGCCTCAACCGAGCCCCGATTCGATGTCCTCGGGCGGGAACGGACCTGGAAGACCTGCCGTCTCGAGTACCTCGCGCAGATTGCCGAGGCCACACCCCTGGCGGTCGATATCTGCGTAGCGGAGGAACTGCATCGGATCGGCGCCGCGCTGGTCTCCATCCGGCGTCTGGGCATCGAGTATCACGAGACGGTCGGGCAAGACAACATCGGCAGCCCCAAGTCCGCCGAAACCCTCTGGTGGCTCGGCATTCTGGGCGACACGCTGGAGCGGCACCAGACCTGGAACCACCCGGTCATGATGGAGGCGTTCCGCAACTCGGCCGACGAGTTGAGGCAGCGCCTCAGGGCGGGCTAG
- a CDS encoding ABC transporter ATP-binding protein, with product MSQSDYLILDGLSKRFDGGAGVRDVSLSLARGEILALLGPSGSGKTTTLRLLAGFEQPDAGRIVVNGADVTTMAPVARRFGMVFQHYALFPHLTVAQNVAFGLESLKLGTAALTDRVEGVLRAVDLAGYGARSIASLSGGQQQRVAVARALAPEPPVLLLDEPLSNLDPSLRERTRRELRELIQRIGITTVLVTHEQEEAFDLADRIAVLHAGRLDQLGTPDQLYRTPATPFVAGFIGRATLIDADLTVRQQGGLLTFAGQGLEVPLGAVAAGPVRVAVRPEAFRLRSGGAGRWSGQVVARRYLGNTALLRVALDGAGLELEVEASPEEAAIGERVGLEPTGKGLHIFAGALPG from the coding sequence ATGAGCCAATCTGACTACCTGATTCTCGACGGCCTGAGCAAGCGATTCGATGGCGGTGCGGGGGTGCGCGACGTATCGCTTTCGCTCGCCCGAGGTGAGATTCTCGCGCTGCTGGGTCCGAGTGGATCGGGCAAGACGACGACCTTGCGCCTGCTGGCCGGATTCGAGCAACCGGATGCCGGCAGGATTGTCGTGAACGGTGCGGACGTCACGACCATGGCACCCGTGGCGCGTCGGTTCGGGATGGTGTTTCAGCACTATGCCCTCTTTCCGCACCTGACCGTTGCCCAGAACGTGGCCTTCGGTCTCGAGAGCCTCAAGCTTGGCACGGCTGCACTGACTGACCGGGTCGAGGGGGTGCTCCGTGCCGTCGATCTCGCCGGTTACGGGGCCCGTTCGATTGCCTCGTTGTCGGGCGGTCAGCAGCAGCGGGTCGCGGTCGCGAGGGCGCTTGCTCCAGAGCCGCCGGTACTGCTGTTGGATGAACCCCTGTCGAATCTCGACCCCTCGCTTCGCGAACGCACTCGCCGCGAGTTGCGGGAGCTGATTCAGCGGATCGGCATCACAACGGTTCTGGTGACCCACGAGCAGGAAGAGGCATTCGATCTGGCAGACCGAATCGCTGTGCTCCATGCGGGACGACTGGACCAGTTGGGGACGCCGGATCAGCTCTATCGCACGCCAGCGACCCCGTTCGTGGCCGGGTTCATCGGACGAGCCACCCTGATTGATGCGGACCTCACCGTTCGGCAGCAGGGAGGGCTGCTGACGTTTGCCGGGCAGGGCCTCGAGGTTCCGCTCGGGGCGGTTGCCGCGGGTCCCGTTCGGGTTGCGGTCCGGCCCGAAGCCTTCCGTCTGCGGTCCGGTGGCGCGGGGCGCTGGTCGGGCCAGGTCGTCGCGCGACGGTACCTGGGCAATACGGCGCTGCTTCGGGTCGCGTTGGACGGAGCAGGGCTCGAGCTCGAGGTTGAGGCGTCTCCCGAGGAAGCGGCCATCGGCGAGCGGGTCGGTCTGGAACCGACCGGGAAGGGGTTGCACATCTTTGCCGGGGCTCTGCCGGGATGA
- the infA gene encoding translation initiation factor IF-1 — protein MAKEEGIEMEGVVQEVLPDRNYRVLLENGHTILAYAAGKMSKFKIRVLEGDRVSVVLSPYDLTRGRVIYRHK, from the coding sequence ATGGCGAAGGAAGAAGGCATTGAGATGGAAGGGGTGGTGCAGGAGGTGCTCCCCGACCGAAACTACCGTGTGCTGCTCGAGAACGGCCACACGATCCTCGCATACGCCGCCGGGAAGATGAGCAAGTTCAAGATCCGCGTGCTCGAGGGAGACCGGGTCAGTGTGGTGCTTTCGCCCTACGACTTGACCCGCGGCCGCGTCATCTATCGCCACAAGTAG
- a CDS encoding sensor domain-containing diguanylate cyclase yields MDGSISAISELPSAFSIACRQARSDGELLERCRRILAERLASDRIWLSVTTASETRWFGPAGPEAERVQVAHYAAGDTAIAISTENGLVEQLRPLAYQVGFGLSVVLDLRSVLVDRQLALDDAVFQLRALRQVARLLSSAHSTGESETLVLDFMAEVFFAWWACLYRPSGAAFVPMSIRSLDRDRVPESIGREELELAVPLGSGIADPREVGLAQLIPAGTEMLIPLDAGGERVAVLLLGPRLNGLAYGKAERDLAATLAFAGAIALKNAELVERLQNAATTDQLTGLFNRRALAERLEAEISRSVRHQIRTTIAMIDLDRFKVINDTLGHAAGDRYLVLISQLLRRHIRTLDVVGRLGGDEFLVILPMTNPSEAQGFVDRVIAAFGEMVTEYPEFGIGSLSIGIAEAPRDGLTPAAVMAAADAALYKAKKYGGHAVVTTRDE; encoded by the coding sequence ATGGACGGATCCATCTCCGCGATTTCCGAGCTTCCCAGCGCCTTCTCGATCGCCTGCCGCCAGGCCAGGTCGGACGGGGAATTGCTGGAGCGATGCCGGCGGATCCTCGCGGAGCGGTTGGCATCTGACCGGATCTGGCTTTCGGTTACTACCGCGAGCGAAACCCGGTGGTTTGGCCCGGCCGGCCCGGAGGCCGAGCGGGTTCAAGTGGCGCACTATGCTGCTGGGGACACCGCCATCGCGATCTCGACGGAAAACGGGCTGGTGGAACAGCTGCGCCCGCTGGCCTACCAGGTCGGTTTCGGCCTTTCGGTCGTCCTCGACCTCCGAAGCGTGCTGGTCGACCGCCAGCTGGCCCTCGACGATGCGGTGTTCCAGCTGCGCGCCCTCCGCCAGGTGGCCCGGTTGCTTTCCTCTGCCCATTCCACCGGTGAAAGTGAAACCCTGGTCCTCGACTTCATGGCCGAGGTCTTCTTTGCCTGGTGGGCATGCCTCTACCGACCAAGCGGGGCCGCGTTCGTGCCGATGTCGATCCGATCGCTCGATCGGGATCGGGTGCCTGAAAGCATCGGTCGGGAAGAACTCGAACTGGCGGTACCGCTCGGGTCCGGCATTGCCGATCCTCGCGAGGTGGGGCTGGCCCAGCTGATCCCCGCCGGCACCGAGATGCTGATTCCGCTGGACGCCGGTGGCGAGCGAGTTGCCGTGCTGCTGCTGGGCCCTCGGCTCAACGGGCTGGCGTACGGCAAAGCCGAGCGCGACCTCGCAGCGACACTGGCGTTTGCCGGCGCGATTGCACTCAAGAACGCCGAGCTCGTGGAACGGCTCCAGAACGCGGCGACGACCGATCAGCTGACCGGCCTGTTCAACCGCCGCGCTCTGGCTGAGCGGCTCGAGGCCGAGATCTCACGCAGCGTGCGTCACCAGATCCGCACCACCATCGCTATGATCGACCTGGATCGGTTCAAGGTCATCAACGACACCCTGGGGCACGCCGCGGGCGATCGGTACCTCGTGCTGATCAGTCAGCTGCTCCGCCGCCATATCAGAACCCTGGACGTGGTGGGACGTTTGGGTGGCGACGAGTTTCTCGTCATCCTCCCGATGACCAATCCGTCCGAAGCCCAGGGGTTCGTCGACCGCGTCATCGCCGCCTTCGGCGAAATGGTGACCGAGTATCCCGAGTTCGGCATTGGCTCATTGTCGATCGGGATCGCCGAGGCACCGCGCGACGGTCTGACACCGGCCGCGGTGATGGCCGCCGCCGACGCCGCGTTGTACAAGGCGAAGAAATACGGCGGCCACGCCGTCGTCACCACCCGCGACGAGTGA
- a CDS encoding serine/threonine protein kinase — MTNLDPASLFAATERRLGSRYRLERLVAASLERVLFVGRDTLLNRRVSIRVNFSGNDQLRVWFLREAEALGQLDHPAIRHAYDVGVVDDMAFRIGNWIEAESLQIAVTRGPRPIPQVHVLARDLLRGMEHAHANGIILRRVVPSSLLVSATGRGTITDVRFCSYVLPFIPPTEGPSSPHFMAPEVRDGSMGDVMADVYAAGAVIYYALTGVEPDADPTRIEPPSQIRHASPQLLDRILIRAMQPQPNARFMSVSEMLEDFASEAGAYTTASTLDATPQSVSEAPREWEKRIRRAFGDDYELLGEIGSGGFGRVYRVRDLHLERVVALKLLHPTLTQDPAGLERFRQEAQLAARVNHPNIVNIYEIGGRSGLLWYTMELIDGPNLAQLVEREGPLDAERVVGLLREALGALAHAHSSGLVHRDIKPENLLIDRAGRLRITDFGLAVALLGQGRFGGASSRSGTPQFASPEQLLGDGIDHRSDLYSLAAVGYYALLGYPPFSGNRPEVVLAKQTMNRLPDLETEQPDVGSGLAGVLRLAIQADKNSRYQSAAEFLHALNRAARRDQRARSKFWWQKGLARLYEPYRPKS; from the coding sequence GTGACCAACCTCGACCCGGCCTCACTCTTCGCAGCAACCGAACGGCGGCTGGGCTCGCGCTACCGGTTGGAGCGACTGGTTGCGGCCTCGCTCGAGCGGGTGCTGTTCGTCGGCCGGGATACCCTGCTCAACCGCCGCGTCAGCATTCGGGTCAACTTTTCGGGCAATGACCAGCTGCGGGTCTGGTTTCTCCGGGAAGCGGAGGCGCTCGGCCAGCTCGATCATCCAGCGATCCGTCACGCCTATGATGTTGGCGTGGTCGACGACATGGCATTCCGGATCGGCAACTGGATCGAAGCAGAATCGCTCCAGATTGCGGTGACCCGGGGGCCGCGACCGATTCCCCAAGTGCACGTACTGGCCCGCGACCTCCTGCGCGGCATGGAGCATGCCCACGCCAACGGGATCATCCTTCGGCGCGTCGTGCCGAGTTCGCTGCTGGTCAGCGCCACCGGGCGGGGTACCATCACCGACGTGCGGTTCTGCAGCTATGTCTTGCCCTTCATCCCGCCGACGGAGGGACCGTCGTCGCCCCATTTCATGGCACCCGAGGTACGGGACGGGTCGATGGGCGACGTCATGGCCGACGTATACGCAGCTGGCGCTGTCATCTACTACGCCCTGACCGGCGTCGAGCCCGATGCCGATCCGACCAGGATCGAACCGCCTTCGCAGATTCGGCATGCCAGCCCGCAACTGCTCGACCGCATCCTGATCCGTGCCATGCAGCCACAGCCCAATGCGCGGTTTATGAGCGTGTCGGAAATGCTCGAGGACTTCGCCTCGGAGGCCGGCGCATATACCACCGCCTCGACCCTGGACGCGACCCCGCAGTCCGTGAGCGAGGCGCCGCGTGAGTGGGAAAAGCGGATCCGTCGCGCCTTTGGCGACGACTACGAACTGCTGGGCGAAATCGGGTCGGGCGGGTTCGGGCGCGTCTACCGGGTTCGCGACCTGCATCTGGAGCGGGTCGTTGCGCTCAAGCTGCTGCATCCGACGCTGACCCAGGATCCTGCTGGCCTCGAGCGCTTCCGCCAGGAAGCGCAGCTGGCAGCCCGCGTCAATCATCCCAACATCGTCAATATCTATGAAATCGGCGGCCGGTCGGGACTGCTCTGGTATACCATGGAGCTGATCGATGGCCCCAACCTGGCGCAGCTGGTGGAACGCGAAGGGCCGCTCGACGCGGAGCGGGTCGTAGGCCTGCTCCGAGAAGCGCTCGGCGCACTGGCCCACGCACACAGCAGCGGACTCGTCCATCGTGATATCAAGCCCGAGAATCTGCTGATCGATCGCGCCGGACGACTGCGGATCACCGACTTCGGATTGGCCGTCGCGTTGCTCGGGCAAGGCCGGTTCGGCGGTGCGTCGAGCCGAAGCGGAACGCCTCAGTTCGCCAGCCCCGAACAGTTGCTCGGCGACGGGATCGATCACCGGTCGGACCTGTACAGCCTCGCGGCGGTCGGGTACTACGCCCTGCTCGGTTACCCTCCCTTTTCCGGCAACCGCCCCGAAGTAGTGCTGGCCAAGCAGACGATGAATCGACTCCCCGACCTCGAGACCGAGCAACCCGATGTCGGATCAGGACTGGCCGGGGTGCTCCGACTCGCGATCCAAGCCGACAAGAACTCCCGCTACCAGTCCGCAGCCGAATTCCTGCACGCCTTGAATCGTGCCGCACGCCGAGACCAGCGCGCCCGGTCGAAGTTCTGGTGGCAGAAGGGTCTGGCACGGCTGTACGAACCCTATCGGCCAAAGTCTTGA